DNA sequence from the Eulemur rufifrons isolate Redbay chromosome 6, OSU_ERuf_1, whole genome shotgun sequence genome:
CCAGCTTGACACTTAGGCACCCTGAGTGGAGGCTGGAGGGTGGCTGTTCCCCAGACAGGGGCCCCAGCTtgctcatctgtacaatgggactGTGGTACTCGCTCCCCACCTGGTGTTTAAAGAAGCTGAACAGGGCAGGGTCTACCACAAGGCTGAGCCCAGGGTGTCACTGCTATGAGGGTGGACATCCACGGGGCCACTTGCAAGCCAGGCCGCTTCCCCCAAACCCGCCATCCCCAGGATGCTGCCACACGCATGTTTATCTGATCCCCCAACAACCCGGGGAGGCAGGACTGCCGGCCCCATTctgcagatggggaaatggaggctctgaggcgggaggactgtgGACAGGACACCTTCCACCCGTGTATGACCTCCCCACACCCTGCCATTCGAATCTGGCCATACCTGACAGCAACAAAGAAGAGCAGTGCCCCAGGGACGCCATAGAAGGGAACATAGGACAAGAAGAAGCGGGCATAGAAGCTGGCAGCTCAGAGCAAGTCCtgcagaggagggcagaggagatACTGAGTGGTCTCCAGGCGGTGGGGGTCTGGGGGCCTGGCAGGTGGTGGGGGGCTGGGTTCATCCACCCCTTCTGCTTGGCTTGCCTTGGAGCCTGGGACAGCACACTGGCCCTCTCTGGGTTTTCTCAGTTGGGTAAAGGGACAGGGTCCCCACCCTGCTAGCTCACAAGGCTGACCTCGGAGGTGAAGGTGCCATACACGGTGTGCAGGGACACAGGCCTGGCAGAGTCAGCCCAGCAATACCCCCCAAGGAGGACACCCCCGCTGAGAGCATCCACACCATGCCCCATGCGCACACCCACCATACACGCAGCCATGTGCACACTTGAGCACACACATCCAGTCACGTGCACACTCGCGCTTCtcttgtgtgcacacacacatgaggCACACTGTTGCATGCACGTGTGCACCGTTTGCCTTCCTGGGCAGGTGCTGCCCCCTGAGGCCCCACCTGCTGCCACACAGCCGTCTGCCTGGGGTCCTGAGCAGTCCACTCACCGCCCACTGCATGTGCTTCAGCATGTACTTCAGGTTTTCCGTCTCGAAGTTCACCAGGACGAGCATCGGTGGGCCGACTGTGAGAAGGAGCAGGATAGAGCTCAGGGGCAGGGCTGGATGCCGAGGCAGGGTGGGAAGCTGGGCGCAGGGGCTCTGTCACTCCAGGAATGCCCATGGGATGCCAGTGCTGGTCCCATCCAGCTGGGATGACCCCACATGACCAAGGTCTGGGCCACCCTCATTCCCTCCATGTCCAGGCCTccccaggctggccctggcccCACCGCCCTCTGCCTCCCGCCTCCCTTCTCCGGCCTTGAATCCCCACTGTCTGACCCAGTATTGCCGAACACTCTAGGGCTCCGGATCACGCTGATGTGAGGGGAAAGCAGGGATGTGACTGCACATGGCTGGAAGGCACCCCAGGCCaagggaccagcctgggcaaaggcgCGGTGCTGGCAGAGTGAGAGACGCTGCTGGCCGGGGCGACCCAAGCAGAGCTGAGACGACGCCCTGGAGGGGGAGGGTTAACAGGTGCACCCTGCCACTGGGGGTGGCTGGGAGCAGTCCAGGACAGCAGGGAGGACAGTGCAGGCTTGGggacgcccccacccccaggaggacAAATGGCCACTCACTCAGGAAGTACAGGTGCTGGTGGTTATAGGGTAAGTATCTGAGCTTCTTCTTGCCATACTGTGAAGACAAGCGCTGGCTGGGAGAGCGGCTCCCCAGGCCCTCCGCCCAGACCACGTCAGCGGCTGGCTGGGGCCAAGGTCAAACCAACAACTCTAGATGCTAGCAACTGGGCCCCTCAACCCCagcaggctgggaggtggggaggggagaccaGGGGCAGGGGCTCAGCCTGGCTAGAGTGGAGGGCTAGGTCAGAGGCCGGGCAGGGCCAGAGCGAAGGGCTTGGTCCCCCTCAGCCTCAGGCCTGGCCCAAGGGTGTCCAcgtccctccccacccacctccatgGAAAACTCCCCCAGGAGGATGAAAGGCGCCATAGTCACGTCTGGGTCTTTGTGGGAGACGTTGGGCTTAGCGTGGTGCTGGAAGTGGCGGAAGTTCCACCAGTGGACGGAAAAGCCctgtgggggaggaaggggctcTGTGGGGTAGGGCCAGGCCATGCCCACCACTCTCTGCCCAGACACTGGGGCAGATGCGGCACAGCACCCCCACTTGGTGCCCCCACTCAGCGCCTGGCTGCCCACCCCACCGCCACCCTCACCGTCAGCTGCCCCATCACAAACTGGTGGGCCACTTGGTTCCACCTGGGCTTCCTGAAGACGCAGGCGTGGCCCAGGTCGTGCTGCAGATACCAACTCTGAacctggggagagaggcagggtcAGGAGCCGCTGGGAGGGAGCCCATGCAGGGACGGGACTCCCAGTGCCTGGCTCCAGCCAGGGAGGAGGGTGCTGGCTGTCTGgggccccagccctggagccccCGTGGACCCTTCCAGCTCGCAGGGCACACCCGCGGCTAACGCTCCATTTCAAGACCCTTGTGGGCAGGCTTTCTCTTCTTACAGAAAGGACAAGTGAGTCTCAGGGAGGCGGAGGGCTTGGAAGTCTGCCATGGAGCTGGTTCCCGCCCTGTGCTTGCTTGCACAGGATTTATTAAACAAGGGACTCCCGAGACTCACTTAGAACACAGCTCGACCCCCAGACGTGCTGTGTGGGCCCTGCGGCTGTTCACTCATTCACCCATtcgttcattcacttattcagcaaATATGTCCAGAGTGCTGGGCCCCAGGTATGCTGGGCGGTCTGGCGTGGCTGCCAGGCGGTGCTGCGGTCACCTGGGAGGCAGCCAGGAGGAGGGTGGCGAGGGTGCTGGGCACCCAGCCAGGGCCCAGCAGGAGGATGAGGAGCCAGGCCAGCACCTCCATGGCCAGGATGTGGCCCAGGAGCAGAGCGAAGAAGGCAGGACTGGCCTCGAACAGCTTCATGTCCTCGGCTGCCTGGCGCAGGGCTCGGAAGTCCTCAACCAGCTGGGCCTGCCAGGGTGGAGCGGCTGGTCAGCCGGGGAAGTGAGGCCCCGTTGCCTTCAGGAGGTTCCCAGGGCTCCTCAAGCCCCAGCCACTCCTCCCAGTGCCAGGTCCAAGGGGTGTGGCCAAAAGAGGATGGCAGCGTGAGAGCACCCAGCCCGGTGTGAGCTGGGGACTAGCTGGTGGCGAAGTCTCCTCCTCGTCCCAAAGGTGTGAGGTGGGTGAGAAGCCAGAGTCAGCAGAGAACCCCTGGAGCCCAGCTCATTAAAGTCCTCGCTGGAGACGGGgcccagaggggagaaggggcTCGCCTGGGGGCCTGGCAAGCGCCCTGAGCCAGTGCTGGCTCTGGagccctgggctcctgcaggGCATCGCCGCAGCTTCGCTACTGGCGATGCGGCAGtgcgcctcagcctcccagcgccCCCACCCGGGGCTGAGCCTCCACCACAGCCCTGCTCACGTTCTGGCCTCTGTCCTGGCCGGGCTCCTCCGGGGCCAGCTCTCCGAtcagcaggggctggaggaacTTGCGCACAAAACCAAGATCCTGGTGGAAGGTGAGGAAGGCATCCTGAAGGAGAGCAGACAGTTAGGAGGACAGGCAGACGGACAGCTGGAGCAGTACCCAGAGGCGGCCGGCAGAGACAGGGCGGAAGAACAGTTGGTGGGCGGGCAGAAAGTCAGCAGGTTGTTCAGCAGCCAACAAAACAGGACCAGTGGGTCAGCCTTGCCCATGGTCCTTCCTGGTCCTCCCTAAGCCCTGGTAAGCGACTTGTCATCCCTCACCAGCCGTGCTCCATCCACTTCACCCAGCACACGGACTCCTCTCCAGAGTGCTCTCCCTAGGGTAACTGGCTTTGTGTCCCAGGATGGCCACAGGCTAACTTCATGGCACAGGAACTCTGGGAATTTCCTGGCAGGAAGGCGTCTGTTGCCTGGACATAGAACAGCCGATGGGCAGCCAGGCTGGTGAGAGGTGCTGCTGGAGTCGGCCCTGCAGGATGGCTGCCCCCCACGACCTTAGCCCCAAGGCTTGGGATGGGGCGCCTGAGGTCTGGACTCAGACCACAAAGGCCACTGGGCTGGTCCAACCCCCGGTGTGCCCTGTGGACCCATCGTGAACAGAGATTGCGGTTGCCTTCCTCAACCACCTCACAGCCTTGTGGCCTGAATAGACCAGGTATTTCTGGCAGCTCCAGCCCAGTGTTTGGGGTCTTGAGGGAGCTAAGAGATGGCCTAGAGCAGCCCCTTCCTATTAAAGACAGGAATGTAACCAGACAAGGCCACCCAGCAAACGGGGAGCCATGCAGAGCTGTCCCACTGCACTCTACAGTTTGTAGGGCACACTCACACTTAAGAGCCAGCAACATTTACTGAACACAAACTAGTACGTGGTGGCCCTGGGGCCGTGGAGTTAAGAAAGCACAGTTCTGTCCTTGGCCAGCTCACTGTCTGGCCCAGTTCTCCCCACTTTacagagcaggaaactgaggctcagagttaGGACACGCCTGGTTCAAGGTGGCTCAGAGCCTCCAATGACAGAGCCAGGACCCAGCCCCAGGTGGCAGAGAGTTGTTTGTTGTTTTcgtttttgggttgttttttttttgcccccaACAGATCTTATTGGCCacgaataaatgagaaaactgccAGGTGGAGGTGTCAGGGACCCAAGCTAAAGGTAAGTCAGGAATTCCACATGCGAGGGCCCCCAGCGTCGGCCTGGCACCAAACAGGAAAGAGCCATGAATAAAAGCTCTCTGTGGTCCGCCCCCTCATCTGCCCTCATCCTGTCCTACAGGTTGAAAAGGCCAGAGCAGGCACCCATGAGACCCTCGAAGGGAGGCCAGGGCTCAgccaggctgaggcagaggagctGTGCACCTCATCCAACCCACGATGCCCTGGCAGAAAGGCAGACACGCACATCCACACTCATCTGTGCACGCGGCGCCCACATGGCGCCCATGCACCAGGCCCCCTCGCCAGGCGCCCACAGCCTGAGTCAGCCCGGCTATGCTGCCCCCTCGGGCCAGTGCCCAGCCCCTCAGAGAGGATTTCTCTCAGTTTTTAGAATTTCAGGAGGAGTCTCACCCTAACTCCTCTGCTTGCTGGGGTTAAGGGGGGAAGAGAGACTGCCCAACCCATGGGAGGAGGCAGTGGGCAGAGAACAGGTGGCCCTGGCAACAGGAAGGGTGACAGTCATGGGACAGGACAGAATCTCCTCTGCTGCCTAAAGTTCCACGGTTAGGGATTCATCCCCTCAGGTCTTGAAGACCTTCCTGGTACCTAGTGTGGCCAGCCCAGAAATTTGATGGTCAATAACAGAGCACCATGGCCCTATTCTCAAGGTGGGGGACTGAGCAAAAGGGGCTGATAGGTCTGTTCCAAGAGGGTGCTCCACCACTGGGCTCCCACCAGATGGTCCCGTGGGGCCGGGCCACAGCCAGCCTTGTCTAGACAGGGGCTGTGAAGGTGAAGTCGGGGTCCCCAGAGACCAGCCTCTTCCCGGGGTGACTGTGCTCCCCAAGGAGGCCCACCCAGCCTGGCTGGCAAAGTCCTCCCACGTGCAGCTGCTAGCCCAGAAGAGGTGAGTCACTCACTGCCCCTCAGAGCCATTTACAGCAACTCTTGGGAAAGCCACAGACCTTCcggctctgcccagcccccagcctctggtagcaCATCCCTGTCAAGCCCTGgggaccctgccctgccccgAGCACCTAGCAAGCACCTAGCACAAGTGACCTGGTCTGAGGAACCTCAGAGCGACAGGGAGGGCCCTCGCCTAGGGCGGGCTCTGTCCACCAAGACACGCCCACCTCTGAGAGCCCCTTTCTCCCCCACAGACCTGCTCTGGAGACAGCCTGCGGTCCTCCATGCAGGGAGGTGGCCTCCTCACCCCACCACGCCAGCCACTAGCTAGTCTGTCCCAACTCTCGGTCCCGGGGGTGGAGGTCAAAGGtcagaagggaggaaggatgctAAGGTCCCGCAGGTGGAGGGGGACACGGTGCCCACGGCCCAGGCCCCGGCGGACGCCAGGCTCTACCCCGCCGTTGGTGCCTTCTTTACCGTGGCGTCCTCAGCGCCGTAGTGGCCGATGAGCCGGCTGCCCCCCGGGTGCCGCTGTGCCCAGCGGCTGATGTTGTAGACGCGACGCTCGATGACCAGCCACGTGTCGCCAGGCAGGTCGTGCCGGCGGATCTCCTCCCAGCGGAAGGTGGGCAGCGGCGCCCCCGGCCGCACGGGCCCTTCCCCCGGCCCCCGCTCCCCTCGGGGCTCCCCGACGCCACCCATGGCTGCGCGCGAAAGTCCTGGGACGTTCCCGAGACCCGATCGAGACACCAAGGGAAGCGAGGTGGCGTCCCCGGGGTCTCCGCGGCTCCCGGCCCCGCCCTGCCGCTGCGGCCGCCGTACGAGCGTGCGGGCTCTCGGCGCAGGCAACTTTTCGCTGCCTTATAACCGCGGTGGCAGCGCCCGCCTCGCCTCGCCCTCCCCTGCTCCCGGCTTCCGGGCGGCCACCCCGCGCCGGCTCCAATCCCCGCAGCGCCGCGGCCACCATCGGCCGGCCGGGGAGGGCGGGGTCGCCCCTCCCAGGAGGGCCGCGGCCACCACGCTCAGCCCTGCCCGCAGGGCATTGTCCCGCCCCGGCTCCCCGGGCTCCTGGctcggccgggggcgggggccggcgcTCAGCGCACACGTTGTGCCCGCCCCGCGGCGCCCTATGGGGCCCAGGCGGAGTCCAGGTCTGTGCCCTTGGAAGGACAGGCCAGGGGTCTGGGGCCTTCCAGCTGCGCGTCCTAGAACGTTAAATCCGGAGCGCCCAGAGGTGGGACACTATCTCGGGGTGACTGCAAACAGCTTTCCAACAAGGGACCCCAACGTCTGCGCGACGAGGCCACTCCCACCGCCGCTGCTGCTCCTGCGGAGCCCTCTGCTGGGGGCCGGTGGTCTCCCCGATGCCCGCCATCGGGACTGCTGGGCTGGGTATACTGGGGCTGGCCactgggaaggaagaggagccGACCTTCTTcaaccccaccccctccctttttttactataaaataaattcaaggcCTTTGACAGCGTAGGTAGCTCCCCAATTTGctctgttgtgtttttttgtttggttttttttttttttttgagataaagacACCCGTTCCTAAAAGTTGAGTTCAAACCAACAAGGAATAGAAATCAGGCTAagggacacggtggctcacacctgtaagcttagcactttgggaggctgaggtgggaggattacttgaggtcaggagttagaggctgcagtgagctgtgattgcaccactgcactcctgcctgggtgacggagtgagaccctgtctcaaaaaaaaaaaaagaaaagaaaaagaaaagaaaaaaaagtcaggctAAGGTTACCTCCAGAGCAGTGGTTGTCAAACTTGAACACCCTTCAGAACCACCTGGAAGGCTTATTGAAACTGACTACTGGGCCCTACCCGCAGAGTGTGACTCCACAGGTCTGGTGCGGGGCAGGGGCCTGCatgtctaacaagttcccaggtgttgCTGATGTGCTGGTTTGGGGATATACTTACAGAACCCTAAGTATAGATTTCTGATATGCTAATATTTTGTCTTAGTCTAACAATTTGTAGGAAACTATTGTAGCTAATATTTGTGTGACAGAAGGACCAGGGTCTGCAGAAGGACAAGAGGGGACCTTGATGTCACCATGGATGGGGGCTGCCTGAGTCCTCTCCACTGAGGTGCCCACTGAATCCTGGAACCCCCTGCTGGCACGTGTGTGGGGCTAGAGGAACGTGGCTGGGACCCCTGCCCCCGTGTGGTTACACAGCACAGGGACGAGGAAGGCAGACTCTTGGAAGAAATGCACCCTCTGCTCCAAAGTGCAGCCCGTCCACAGGGGTCGTGGCCCTTGCCGCATTTTCCGCAGCCCTCGGTGGTCAGCTGTGGCCAGCCCAGGGACCATCCAGGGGCTTTTTCCCCAGGGCCCTGATCTGGTCTCAGCCCCTATGGTGAGCTGGTTGTGGGTTGGATAGGTTAGAACCTCCACCTGCCCCAGGTGCCCCAGGGGAGATGGGGAATGGATCCCCAAGGATGTAGAGCAGGGACAGGGCTTGGGCCATGCCACCCCCTCCAGCCACTTCAGTCCAGTGTGGGGAGAGAGGTGGTGGGGCCCTTCTGCCACCCAGGTTCTGTGTTCCTGTAAAGCCCGACTGTGAGTGTCTCCTTCCCACAGCCCAGGTGAACAGCTCCCCTCGGTATTTCCCTGCAGGCTTCGGGGCCTTCCATAGGCCACTCTCCCTCTCTGGACTTCAACCCAGTGGGTCTTGCAACTTTCAGGGAGTCAGAGGGGCTAGGGGAACTTGGCACTCAATTGTCCCCAAACCCCCAAGCCAGGGCAGCCGAGGCCTCTCAGACCACGTGGAAAGGGAGAGGCATTACTCAACATTCTTGAGCTGTCATCAGGCACTGCCAAGGTTTGGgcggtgggagggggaaggagaacGGGCCAGctgaactatttttatttttggagggaGGAGCTTGAGGTTTGAGGGGAGTCCCTCAAATCTTTCAAGTGCAGCCCCTGCCTCGGTCCCTGCCAGGTTTCTCTCAGTTGCGAGCTGCCACACAGGCCTCTTGTTGGACACGTTGAAATCTCCATCCCCTGCAAAGCCACCACCTACCTCCTAGAGCCAAGTGATGTTTGTGCTGTGCGGTGGCCTGGTGGGGCGAATTTAAGAAAAACCTCTGGGCCTACCAGAAAGAGCAGTCGCAAAGCCCAGGTATTTATTCTGCGGCGGACACGCAGAGTGGACTCAGGTCAGAGCTTTAGGAGTTAGCTTTGCGTTAAAGCTCACACATCATGAGCTTGGTTATTAGGCCCCGGACACAACTCTTCTGAGAAAGGAGGGGTCTGAAGAGGTGGGAGCCACAGAGTTATGCAAGAGCTGTTTGTGGCCAGTTAGAGCAGGGACCACAGCCCTACTAGCCACCAAAGATCCTCCTGGAAGGCATCACTCTGGTGGCAGGGCAGAGCTCCTGAGAGCACCCTTTAGGAAAAAGGGGTACAcgcaaatggccaagaaacatatgaaaagatgctcaacatcactgatcgtcagaagatgcaaatcaaaaccacagtgtgaTATCCCCTCACACCTGTTTGAATGGCTActataaaacaggaaaataacaaTCGGGAAGGATGTGGAACCTTTGTGCACCGTTGGTGCGATTGTGAAATGGTGCAGTCACTATGTAATACAGTATGAAagttcctaaaaaaataaaaatagaactaccatacgatccagacattccacttctgggcatatgccccaaagaactgaagacagagtctcaaagagatatctgtacacccatgttcatagcagcattgttcacagtagtcaaaggtagaagcaacccaagtgtccacagatgaatggataagtaaaatagggtatatacacacaatggaatattattcagccttaaaaaggaaggaaatcctgtcacatggaTGCACATTGAGGACatcatgctcagtgaaataagccagtcacataaggacaaatgctgtgtgattcttatatgaggtacctagagcaCTCAGATTTGTAGAAACAGaaaggttattaaatatgaagtgtccaatttccttaagtactaagcttGACAGTTgaaatctctgacatttcactttgacacttcctatttttattgtgaaggtacatcctcagcctttcaaatgcacattttggcttgtgattatctttcaaattttttttacagcaatttttgggaaaccatggataagtcaaaaattcatgttattttcaaatatgagttccagtgcagcacagacagctcgaaatatcaacgaagtgtttgggagggatgtggctaatgaatgcacagtacttCGATGGTTTGAGacgttccgttctggtgattttaatctggAACATGTGCCATGTGGGCGACTtgaaaccaaggtggataatgatgagctgaaagctgtagtggaagcgaatccatctctaCCTACGTGTGAATTGttattagcagcaaggtttgacataactattccaacaatactggaccatttgaaacaaatgggcaaggtaaagaagctggatagatgggctctgcatgaattaaacaagtatcagaagagaaattgtctcaaagcctGCCTTTCATTGCTACCATGACATAAACGTGAACCATTCCCATACCGCATTGTtgcgtgtgatgaaaaatggattatttttgacaatcacagGTGTTCTGCACAGTGGTTggacaaagatgaagtgccaaaacacagtctaacaccaaatattcatcaaaaaaagctaatggtgtctgtttggtggtccagtgctggtattatccactacagcttcatgaaccCTGGTCAATCTATTGTagaggatgtctactgcaaccaatcggacagaatgatgaggatgcttgcgattaagcaccccacattggtcaatagagacaggccaatcctcttgcaagacaacactcgaccatatgtcacacaaacaacgctgctgaAACTACAGAGACtaggacttggaaactctctgtcatccaccatattgaCCGACTTtgcacttcttccaggctttggatcacttcttgcaaggaaaaatattcaattctcaacaagctgtggaaaacgcctttcacaatttcatcgccactcgctctccaggcttcttcactgctggcataaacaagctaccatcaagatggcaaaactgtgtctataatttaggtgcatactttTATTAATTGCActgctgcttgtttgagatataataaactacacttttgatttgaaatcagac
Encoded proteins:
- the FADS3 gene encoding LOW QUALITY PROTEIN: fatty acid desaturase 3 (The sequence of the model RefSeq protein was modified relative to this genomic sequence to represent the inferred CDS: substituted 1 base at 1 genomic stop codon), whose amino-acid sequence is MGGVGEPRGERGPGEGPVRPGAPLPTFRWEEIRRHDLPGDTWLVIERRVYNISRWAQRHPGGSRLIGHYGAEDATDAFLTFHQDLGFVRKFLQPLLIGELAPEEPGQDRGQNAQLVEDFRALRQAAEDMKLFEASPAFFALLLGHILAMEVLAWLLILLLGPGWVPSTLATLLLAASQVQSWYLQHDLGHACVFRKPRWNQVAHQFVMGQLTGFSVHWWNFRHFQHHAKPNVSHKDPDVTMAPFILLGEFSMEYGKKKLRYLPYNHQHLYFLIGPPMLVLVNFETENLKYMLKHMQWADLLXAASFYARFFLSYVPFYGVPGALLFFVAVRVLEGIWFVGITQMNHLPKEIGPEKHRDWASSQLVATCNVEPSFFMDWFTGHLTFQIEHHLFPKMPRHNYRRMAPLVQALCAKHGLNYEVKPFLTAIVDIVRSLKKSGDMWLDAYLHQ